A section of the Epinephelus moara isolate mb chromosome 3, YSFRI_EMoa_1.0, whole genome shotgun sequence genome encodes:
- the arhgap32b gene encoding rho GTPase-activating protein 32 isoform X5: protein MKSRPTKQKLKQRGILRERVFGCDLGEHLLNSGHDVPQVLKSCTEFIEKHGVVDGIYRLSGIASNIQKLRHEFDSEQIPDLTKDVYIQDIHCVGSLCKLYFRELPNPLLTYQLYEKFSDAVSAATDEERLIKIHDVIQQLPPPHYRTLEFLMRHLSRLAAFSYITNMHSKNLAIVWAPNLLRSKQIESACFSGTAAFMEVRIQSVVVEFILNHVDVLFSTKLSSLIREGAGHNSLSRPKSLLVSSPSTKLLSLEEAQARTQAQINSPVTEDSKYIEVGEGPAALQGKFHTVIEFPTERKRPPIKSKKSPVGSWRSFFNLGKSSSMSKRKLHRNPSEPNELKAMALAGGRGDTATLRSAKSEESLSSLHNVEGESKVYRPRRPRSSSDALSASFNGELLDSRQHCNSYDNLGATEDSDGDDGPICVPALISPPRSAGEDVDLSPPDIGMASLDFDPMSFQCSLPDTSYSFPLDDSPAGAEGSTLKRSPGSVCGKTNGSNLISTTILGSLMSPVLSTDLSVAAGEKVESKKLTTSYSYTDKPTQAVSPIKCGKTTSLTPFATSELFSTETPDQNTAGQVVSPQPLSPPSIAKDSPPLMGSVLLRAAEPSLSEAFQMELHSKLAAFDSVDSRELKGEDSIQQAPAASSQEHQGVVAPDSSKDLTPRSLSSSAPTTAPPPPPPKNAARMLALALAESAQQVSIQSQSRSSEPPTPVSPLQPQEASHFQDLPHPLVQHFQLLSEEGAGRGSSPPPNSTAPNVTPASSYTSASSPTIKQQPLELTSTITKPSDSTKSSITPPGTQPETDPTPPDTPFYKCAPHSSSTSLTSPIRKSPERQQPVTGHVPGCTSSTNTSPATLPSGSCKDNGVLPQPVPEVKPEETVPPPVLPKPLEQPPPTTQKPKKQAVSLPQHQTQTQQQSLAQIQPHLPAQPMTQPHLQSHLPSQPHTQSQTQVQPQTQPQLPLKASARVAPTSAEPVEKPWEAIKPVQPCTESEKYHDVYGPTPPAPPVRTIESKLATAALSQSEASYHILGEGPLPGHLEDALPHHPPSPRKSSTHPPAYLYHAKGEPVLIEPPGAAYYHQRSIPLGPQSIPHHFRPDSVPPHLSYVSKSEPQIPYSARLDNRYSTLGPRSYHHSMKSRGNPRSVYVSPGPGHQGYSHDRPQGYPTIRRVHSLHVPSTIRSVPIQRTEVPPDDDMFFYHRPVYQCKAYQQPPQQSSQADYHVTQLQPYFENGRVQYRYSPYSGSGPLEAPYYDIDPYGTIRVRHFHSHGSRDLGNAAGRPGGKATGYHYLARLPPGKEHSFVSRDMPPSHGTKEAAAYLAWDPEESERLRMHSIRRESRARQKIKGPVLSQYDNVGLFAPADISGYETLHLRSKSDPGKAVLVAAESKDGRYLPRHMVSDPDVLVYMETDKHVQGSTAGDKSDGLTKQSSSKKYQSSHSLPASLSHSLSHQQESGRHEAKYETGDDKLGGDGSRSKHWQQEYPNKRNFQPRYECPDSDLHQSKGKTSSSYHSTDDQPSAPREQHSRSKPERSHSIREQQHYSQGNPELDRDYSYQKHTTKTVQSHYDNLDDYHPVPQPQAPVQKRGGSGSYPAPGFTVSHNNRAYSTALGQGAFIQTDLAIQRPETEIRTE from the exons ATGAAGTCCAGGCCCACCAAACAGAAACTGAAGCAGAGAGGCATCCTCCGGGAGAGGGTGTTCGGCTGCGACCTGGGAGAACACCTCCTCAACTCTGGACATGATG TACCCCAGGTCCTCAAGAGTTGCACCGAGTTCATTGAGAAGCACGGTGTGGTGGACGGTATCTACCGCCTCTCTGGCATCGCCTCAAATATCCAGAAATTGCG GCACGAGTTTGATTCTGAGCAGATCCCCGACCTGACCAAAGATGTTTACATCCAGGACATCCACTGTGTTGGCTCGCTGTGTAAGCTCTACTTCAGAGAGCTGCCCAACCCCCTGCTCACCTACCAGCTCTACGAGAAATTCTCT GATGCTGTATCAGCAGCAACGGACGAAGAACGACTCATCAAAATCCATGATGTCATCCAGCAGCTTCCTCCACCGCATTACAG GACCCTGGAGTTCCTTATGAGACACCTTTCCCGCCTAGCAGCATTCAGCTACATCACCAACATGCACAGCAAGAACTTGGCCATTGTCTGGGCACCTAACCTGCTGAG GTCAAAGCAGATTGAATCTGCATGCTTCAGCGGCACAGCAGCCTTCATGGAAGTCCGAATCCAGTCGGTGGTGGTGGAGTTCATCCTCAACCATGTGGATGTTCTCTTCAGCACTAAGCTCAGCTCACTAATACGGGAAGGAGCAG GTCACAACTCATTGTCACGGCCCAAGTCCCTGCTGGTTTCATCACCCTCCACTAAACTTCTGAGTCTGGAGGAAGCCCAAGCCAGGACCCAGGCTCAGATCAACTCTCCAGTCACTGAAGACAGCAAGTACATCGAGGTGGGCGAAGGTCCAGCTGCCCTGCAGGGAAAGTTCCACACTGTTATCGAGTTTCCGACTGAGAG GAAGAGGCCTCCTATTAAATCCAAGAAGTCTCCTGTGGGTAGTTGGCGTTCTTTCTTCAACCTGGGCAAGTCTTCCTCCATGTCCAAGCGCAAGCTGCACCGTAACCCTAGTGAACCTAATGAACTAAAGGCTATGGCTCTGGCCG gaggcagaggagacACTGCAACGTTAAGATCAGCCAAAAGTGAAGAGTCATTGAGCTCCCTGCACAATGTTGAAG GAGAGTCCAAGGTGTACCGTCCTAGGCGGCCACGCTCCAGCAGCGACGCCCTGTCAGCTTCTTTTAATGGCGAGCTGCTGGACAGCCGGCAGCACTGCAACTCCTATGACAACCTGGGTGCCACAGAAGACAGCGACGGAGACGACGGGCCCATCTGTGTGCCTGCCCTCATATCACCTCCCCGCTCAGCAGGTGAAGATGTGGACCTCAGCCCGCCAGACATTGGCATGGCCTCCTTGGACTTTGACCCCATGTCTTTCCAGTGCAGTCTCCCCGACACCTCCTACTCCTTTCCCCTAGATGACTCACCTGCTGGGGCTGAGGGTTCCACGTTAAAGAGGAGCCCGGGCAGTGTCTGTGGCAAGACCAATGGCTCTAACCTCATCTCTACCACCATCCTGGGTAGCTTGATGTCGCCCGTGTTGTCCACAGACTTGAGCGTGGCTGCTGGAGAGAAGGTGGAAAGCAAGAAACTGACCACTTCCTATTCTTACACTGATAAACCCACACAGGCTGTGTCGCCTATTAAATGTGGAAAAACCACTAGTTTGACCCCATTTGCAACTTCAGAGCTTTTCTCTACAGAGACGCCTGACCAGAACACAGCGGGACAGGTTGTGTCTCCACAACCATTATCTCCTCCTTCAATAGCCAAGGACTCTCCACCCCTGATGGGCAGTGTGCTGTTGCGGGCAGCTGAGCCATCACTAAGTGAAGCTTTCCAAATGGAGCTGCACTCTAAACTGGCAGCCTTTGACAGTGTGGACAGTCGAGAGCTGAAGGGAGAGGACAGCATACAGCAGGCGCCAGCTGCAAGCAGCCAGGAGCATCAAG GAGTCGTAGCTCCGGATTCTTCAAAGGACCTCACCCCTCGTTCCCTCAGCTCTTCAGCTCCCActactgctcctcctcctccccctcctaaAAATGCTGCCCGCATGTTGGCCCTGGCTCTTGCTGAGTCTGCTCAGCAGGTCTCCATTCAGTCTCAGTCCAGGTCCTCTGAGCCCCCCACACCGGTGTCCCCTCTGCAGCCACAGGAGGCCTCACACTTCCAGGACTTGCCACATCCACTGGTCCAACATTTCCAGCTGCTATCTGAGGAAGGGGCAGGGAGAGGAAGTTCTCCACCACCAAACAGCACTGCTCCAAATGTCACCCCAGCCTCATCTTATACCTCTGCTTCCAGTCCTACAATCAAACAGCAGCCTCTAGAGTTAACCAGCACCATTACCAAGCCATCAGACAGTACCAAGTCCTCTATAACTCCACCTGGAACACAGCCAGAAACAGACCCCACACCACCAGACACTCCTTTTTACAAGTGTGCCCCTCACTCCAGTTCAACCAGCCTGACTTCCCCAATAAGGAAAAGTCCAGAGAGgcagcagcctgtcacaggACACGTTCCAGGCTGCACCAGCTCAACTAATACAAGTCCAGCGACCTTGCCCAGTGGCAGCTGCAAAGATAATGGAGTTTTACCACAGCCTGTTCCTGAG GTCAAACCAGAGGAGACTGTACCACCCCCAGTCCTTCCAAAACCATTAGAACAGCCACCTCCAACAACTCAAAAGCCCAAGAAGCAGGCTGTCTCACTGCCCCAGCACCAAACACAAACTCAGCAGCAGAGCCTAGCTCAGATACAGCCTCATCTTCCAGCACAGCCTATGACACAGCCTCATCTACAGTCTCATCTGCCatcacagcctcacacacaaTCTCAGACACAGGTCCAACCCCAAACCCAACCTCAGCTCCCCCTAAAGGCCAGCGCAAGAGTGGCCCCCACCTCTGCTGAGCCTGTTGAGAAGCCTTGGGAGGCCATAAAGCCTGTACAGCCTTGTACAGAGTCTGAAAAGTACCATGACGTGTACGGACCCACACCTCCTGCCCCTCCTGTCCGCACCATAGAGAGCAAATTGGCCACAGCAGCACTCAGCCAAAGTGAAGCCTCCTACCATATCCTGGGTGAGGGCCCTTTGCCTGGCCATTTGGAGGATGCTCTGCCTCACCATCCTCCTTCTCCTCGTAAATCTTCCACGCACCCGCCAGCCTACCTATACCACGCTAAAGGAGAACCAGTTTTAATTGAACCTCCAGGAGCTGCATACTACCACCAGAGGTCTATTCCCCTAGGCCCACAGTCCATTCCACACCACTTCCGACCAGACAGTGTCCCCCCACACCTCTCTTATGTATCCAAATCTGAGCCTCAGATACCTTATAGTGCCCGACTAGACAACAGATACAGCACTTTAGGCCCCAGGTCCTACCACCACTCTATGAAGTCCAGAGGAAACCCTcgcagtgtgtatgtgtctccAGGGCCAGGGCATCAGGGTTATAGCCATGACAGACCCCAAGGCTATCCCACCATCCGCAGAGTGCACTCACTCCATGTTCCTTCCACTATCCGCTCAGTGCCCATCCAAAGAACTGAAGTTCCTCCAGATGATGATATGTTCTTCTACCATCGGCCCGTGTATCAGTGCAAAGCCTACCAGCAGCCCCCGCAGCAGTCCTCACAAGCTGACTACCATGTCACCCAGCTGCAGCCTTACTTTGAGAATGGACGGGTTCAGTATCGTTACAGTCCGTACTCTGGTTCCGGCCCTTTGGAAGCACCTTACTATGACATTGACCCTTACGGCACCATCCGAGTCCGGCACTTCCACTCACATGGCAGCCGAGATCTGGGAAACGCTGCTGGCCGACCGGGTGGAAAGGCAACTGGGTACCACTACCTTGCTCGCCTTCCACCTGGGAAGGAGCACAGCTTTGTGAGCAGGGACATGCCACCCAGTCATGGGACCAAGGAGGCTGCTGCTTACCTCGCGTGGGACCCCGAGGAGTCAGAAAGGCTCCGCATGCACTCCATCCGCAGGGAGAGCAGAGCCAGACAGAAGATTAAAGGCCCTGTCCTCTCTCAGTATGACAATGTCGGCTTGTTTGCACCAGCAGATATATCAGGTTATGAAACCCTGCACCTGCGCAGCAAATCTGACCCAGGTAAAGCTGTGCTGGTTGCAGCCGAAAGCAAGGATGGGCGCTACCTTCCCAGACACATGGTGTCAGACCCTGATGTCCTTGTGTACATGGAGACTGACAAGCATGTCCAGGGCAGCACAGCGGGTGACAAGTCAGATGGGCTCACCAAGCAAAGCAGTTCCAAGAAATACCAATCCTCTCACTCCCTTCCAGcttctctgagccacagtctgTCCCATCAGCAGGAGAGCGGCCGACACGAGGCCAAGTATGAGACTGGAGACGACAAGCTGGGTGGAGATGGCAGCAGGTCAAAACACTGGCAGCAGGAATATCCCAACAAGAGGAACTTCCAACCACGGTACGAGTGTCCTGATTCTGACCTCCACCAGAGTAAAGGGAAAACATCAAGCAGCTACCATAGTACAGACGACCAGCCATCAGCCCCCAGGGAACAACACTCCCGCTCCAAACCGGAGCGATCACACAGCATCCGAGAGCAGCAGCACTACAGCCAGGGAAACCCTGAACTGGACAGAGATTACTCATATCAGAAACACACCACTAAAACAGTGCAGTCCCACTATGATAACTTGGACGATTATCACCCAGTACCTCAGCCTCAGGCCCCTGTTCAAAAACGTGGAGGCTCTGGCTCCTATCCGGCTCCAGGATTCACAGTGAGCCACAACAACAGAGCATACTCCACAGCACTGGGCCAGGGAGCCTTCATCCAGACTGACCTGGCCATACAGAGGCCAGAGACAGAGATCCGTACAGAATGA
- the arhgap32b gene encoding rho GTPase-activating protein 32 isoform X4 — translation MLLAYLSRLSAIADNKINCGPALTWMEVDNKGNHLLVHEESSINVPAIAAAHVIKRYIAQASDELSFEVGDIVSVIDMPPKEDTTWWRGKHGFQVGFFPSECVELINDKVPQSMTNTVPKPASPCSGLQPASWSLFPPYLEMENVIQDSAWVADPLNHYSLSSVSKKHGKLITFLRSFMKSRPTKQKLKQRGILRERVFGCDLGEHLLNSGHDVPQVLKSCTEFIEKHGVVDGIYRLSGIASNIQKLRHEFDSEQIPDLTKDVYIQDIHCVGSLCKLYFRELPNPLLTYQLYEKFSDAVSAATDEERLIKIHDVIQQLPPPHYRTLEFLMRHLSRLAAFSYITNMHSKNLAIVWAPNLLRSKQIESACFSGTAAFMEVRIQSVVVEFILNHVDVLFSTKLSSLIREGAGHNSLSRPKSLLVSSPSTKLLSLEEAQARTQAQINSPVTEDSKYIEVGEGPAALQGKFHTVIEFPTERKRPPIKSKKSPVGSWRSFFNLGKSSSMSKRKLHRNPSEPNELKAMALAGGRGDTATLRSAKSEESLSSLHNVEGESKVYRPRRPRSSSDALSASFNGELLDSRQHCNSYDNLGATEDSDGDDGPICVPALISPPRSAGEDVDLSPPDIGMASLDFDPMSFQCSLPDTSYSFPLDDSPAGAEGSTLKRSPGSVCGKTNGSNLISTTILGSLMSPVLSTDLSVAAGEKVESKKLTTSYSYTDKPTQAVSPIKCGKTTSLTPFATSELFSTETPDQNTAGQVVSPQPLSPPSIAKDSPPLMGSVLLRAAEPSLSEAFQMELHSKLAAFDSVDSRELKGEDSIQQAPAASSQEHQGVVAPDSSKDLTPRSLSSSAPTTAPPPPPPKNAARMLALALAESAQQVSIQSQSRSSEPPTPVSPLQPQEASHFQDLPHPLVQHFQLLSEEGAGRGSSPPPNSTAPNVTPASSYTSASSPTIKQQPLELTSTITKPSDSTKSSITPPGTQPETDPTPPDTPFYKCAPHSSSTSLTSPIRKSPERQQPVTGHVPGCTSSTNTSPATLPSGSCKDNGVLPQPVPEVKPEETVPPPVLPKPLEQPPPTTQKPKKQAVSLPQHQTQTQQQSLAQIQPHLPAQPMTQPHLQSHLPSQPHTQSQTQVQPQTQPQLPLKASARVAPTSAEPVEKPWEAIKPVQPCTESEKYHDVYGPTPPAPPVRTIESKLATAALSQSEASYHILGEGPLPGHLEDALPHHPPSPRKSSTHPPAYLYHAKGEPVLIEPPGAAYYHQRSIPLGPQSIPHHFRPDSVPPHLSYVSKSEPQIPYSARLDNRYSTLGPRSYHHSMKSRGNPRSVYVSPGPGHQGYSHDRPQGYPTIRRVHSLHVPSTIRSVPIQRTEVPPDDDMFFYHRPVYQCKAYQQPPQQSSQADYHVTQLQPYFENGRVQYRYSPYSGSGPLEAPYYDIDPYGTIRVRHFHSHGSRDLGNAAGRPGGKATGYHYLARLPPGKEHSFVSRDMPPSHGTKEAAAYLAWDPEESERLRMHSIRRESRARQKIKGPVLSQYDNVGLFAPADISGYETLHLRSKSDPGKAVLVAAESKDGRYLPRHMVSDPDVLVYMETDKHVQGSTAGDKSDGLTKQSSSKKYQSSHSLPASLSHSLSHQQESGRHEAKYETGDDKLGGDGSRSKHWQQEYPNKRNFQPRYECPDSDLHQSKGKTSSSYHSTDDQPSAPREQHSRSKPERSHSIREQQHYSQGNPELDRDYSYQKHTTKTVQSHYDNLDDYHPVPQPQAPVQKRGGSGSYPAPGFTVSHNNRAYSTALGQGAFIQTDLAIQRPETEIRTE, via the exons TGTCTAAGAAGCACGGGAAGCTGATCACCTTCTTGCGCTCCTTCATGAAGTCCAGGCCCACCAAACAGAAACTGAAGCAGAGAGGCATCCTCCGGGAGAGGGTGTTCGGCTGCGACCTGGGAGAACACCTCCTCAACTCTGGACATGATG TACCCCAGGTCCTCAAGAGTTGCACCGAGTTCATTGAGAAGCACGGTGTGGTGGACGGTATCTACCGCCTCTCTGGCATCGCCTCAAATATCCAGAAATTGCG GCACGAGTTTGATTCTGAGCAGATCCCCGACCTGACCAAAGATGTTTACATCCAGGACATCCACTGTGTTGGCTCGCTGTGTAAGCTCTACTTCAGAGAGCTGCCCAACCCCCTGCTCACCTACCAGCTCTACGAGAAATTCTCT GATGCTGTATCAGCAGCAACGGACGAAGAACGACTCATCAAAATCCATGATGTCATCCAGCAGCTTCCTCCACCGCATTACAG GACCCTGGAGTTCCTTATGAGACACCTTTCCCGCCTAGCAGCATTCAGCTACATCACCAACATGCACAGCAAGAACTTGGCCATTGTCTGGGCACCTAACCTGCTGAG GTCAAAGCAGATTGAATCTGCATGCTTCAGCGGCACAGCAGCCTTCATGGAAGTCCGAATCCAGTCGGTGGTGGTGGAGTTCATCCTCAACCATGTGGATGTTCTCTTCAGCACTAAGCTCAGCTCACTAATACGGGAAGGAGCAG GTCACAACTCATTGTCACGGCCCAAGTCCCTGCTGGTTTCATCACCCTCCACTAAACTTCTGAGTCTGGAGGAAGCCCAAGCCAGGACCCAGGCTCAGATCAACTCTCCAGTCACTGAAGACAGCAAGTACATCGAGGTGGGCGAAGGTCCAGCTGCCCTGCAGGGAAAGTTCCACACTGTTATCGAGTTTCCGACTGAGAG GAAGAGGCCTCCTATTAAATCCAAGAAGTCTCCTGTGGGTAGTTGGCGTTCTTTCTTCAACCTGGGCAAGTCTTCCTCCATGTCCAAGCGCAAGCTGCACCGTAACCCTAGTGAACCTAATGAACTAAAGGCTATGGCTCTGGCCG gaggcagaggagacACTGCAACGTTAAGATCAGCCAAAAGTGAAGAGTCATTGAGCTCCCTGCACAATGTTGAAG GAGAGTCCAAGGTGTACCGTCCTAGGCGGCCACGCTCCAGCAGCGACGCCCTGTCAGCTTCTTTTAATGGCGAGCTGCTGGACAGCCGGCAGCACTGCAACTCCTATGACAACCTGGGTGCCACAGAAGACAGCGACGGAGACGACGGGCCCATCTGTGTGCCTGCCCTCATATCACCTCCCCGCTCAGCAGGTGAAGATGTGGACCTCAGCCCGCCAGACATTGGCATGGCCTCCTTGGACTTTGACCCCATGTCTTTCCAGTGCAGTCTCCCCGACACCTCCTACTCCTTTCCCCTAGATGACTCACCTGCTGGGGCTGAGGGTTCCACGTTAAAGAGGAGCCCGGGCAGTGTCTGTGGCAAGACCAATGGCTCTAACCTCATCTCTACCACCATCCTGGGTAGCTTGATGTCGCCCGTGTTGTCCACAGACTTGAGCGTGGCTGCTGGAGAGAAGGTGGAAAGCAAGAAACTGACCACTTCCTATTCTTACACTGATAAACCCACACAGGCTGTGTCGCCTATTAAATGTGGAAAAACCACTAGTTTGACCCCATTTGCAACTTCAGAGCTTTTCTCTACAGAGACGCCTGACCAGAACACAGCGGGACAGGTTGTGTCTCCACAACCATTATCTCCTCCTTCAATAGCCAAGGACTCTCCACCCCTGATGGGCAGTGTGCTGTTGCGGGCAGCTGAGCCATCACTAAGTGAAGCTTTCCAAATGGAGCTGCACTCTAAACTGGCAGCCTTTGACAGTGTGGACAGTCGAGAGCTGAAGGGAGAGGACAGCATACAGCAGGCGCCAGCTGCAAGCAGCCAGGAGCATCAAG GAGTCGTAGCTCCGGATTCTTCAAAGGACCTCACCCCTCGTTCCCTCAGCTCTTCAGCTCCCActactgctcctcctcctccccctcctaaAAATGCTGCCCGCATGTTGGCCCTGGCTCTTGCTGAGTCTGCTCAGCAGGTCTCCATTCAGTCTCAGTCCAGGTCCTCTGAGCCCCCCACACCGGTGTCCCCTCTGCAGCCACAGGAGGCCTCACACTTCCAGGACTTGCCACATCCACTGGTCCAACATTTCCAGCTGCTATCTGAGGAAGGGGCAGGGAGAGGAAGTTCTCCACCACCAAACAGCACTGCTCCAAATGTCACCCCAGCCTCATCTTATACCTCTGCTTCCAGTCCTACAATCAAACAGCAGCCTCTAGAGTTAACCAGCACCATTACCAAGCCATCAGACAGTACCAAGTCCTCTATAACTCCACCTGGAACACAGCCAGAAACAGACCCCACACCACCAGACACTCCTTTTTACAAGTGTGCCCCTCACTCCAGTTCAACCAGCCTGACTTCCCCAATAAGGAAAAGTCCAGAGAGgcagcagcctgtcacaggACACGTTCCAGGCTGCACCAGCTCAACTAATACAAGTCCAGCGACCTTGCCCAGTGGCAGCTGCAAAGATAATGGAGTTTTACCACAGCCTGTTCCTGAG GTCAAACCAGAGGAGACTGTACCACCCCCAGTCCTTCCAAAACCATTAGAACAGCCACCTCCAACAACTCAAAAGCCCAAGAAGCAGGCTGTCTCACTGCCCCAGCACCAAACACAAACTCAGCAGCAGAGCCTAGCTCAGATACAGCCTCATCTTCCAGCACAGCCTATGACACAGCCTCATCTACAGTCTCATCTGCCatcacagcctcacacacaaTCTCAGACACAGGTCCAACCCCAAACCCAACCTCAGCTCCCCCTAAAGGCCAGCGCAAGAGTGGCCCCCACCTCTGCTGAGCCTGTTGAGAAGCCTTGGGAGGCCATAAAGCCTGTACAGCCTTGTACAGAGTCTGAAAAGTACCATGACGTGTACGGACCCACACCTCCTGCCCCTCCTGTCCGCACCATAGAGAGCAAATTGGCCACAGCAGCACTCAGCCAAAGTGAAGCCTCCTACCATATCCTGGGTGAGGGCCCTTTGCCTGGCCATTTGGAGGATGCTCTGCCTCACCATCCTCCTTCTCCTCGTAAATCTTCCACGCACCCGCCAGCCTACCTATACCACGCTAAAGGAGAACCAGTTTTAATTGAACCTCCAGGAGCTGCATACTACCACCAGAGGTCTATTCCCCTAGGCCCACAGTCCATTCCACACCACTTCCGACCAGACAGTGTCCCCCCACACCTCTCTTATGTATCCAAATCTGAGCCTCAGATACCTTATAGTGCCCGACTAGACAACAGATACAGCACTTTAGGCCCCAGGTCCTACCACCACTCTATGAAGTCCAGAGGAAACCCTcgcagtgtgtatgtgtctccAGGGCCAGGGCATCAGGGTTATAGCCATGACAGACCCCAAGGCTATCCCACCATCCGCAGAGTGCACTCACTCCATGTTCCTTCCACTATCCGCTCAGTGCCCATCCAAAGAACTGAAGTTCCTCCAGATGATGATATGTTCTTCTACCATCGGCCCGTGTATCAGTGCAAAGCCTACCAGCAGCCCCCGCAGCAGTCCTCACAAGCTGACTACCATGTCACCCAGCTGCAGCCTTACTTTGAGAATGGACGGGTTCAGTATCGTTACAGTCCGTACTCTGGTTCCGGCCCTTTGGAAGCACCTTACTATGACATTGACCCTTACGGCACCATCCGAGTCCGGCACTTCCACTCACATGGCAGCCGAGATCTGGGAAACGCTGCTGGCCGACCGGGTGGAAAGGCAACTGGGTACCACTACCTTGCTCGCCTTCCACCTGGGAAGGAGCACAGCTTTGTGAGCAGGGACATGCCACCCAGTCATGGGACCAAGGAGGCTGCTGCTTACCTCGCGTGGGACCCCGAGGAGTCAGAAAGGCTCCGCATGCACTCCATCCGCAGGGAGAGCAGAGCCAGACAGAAGATTAAAGGCCCTGTCCTCTCTCAGTATGACAATGTCGGCTTGTTTGCACCAGCAGATATATCAGGTTATGAAACCCTGCACCTGCGCAGCAAATCTGACCCAGGTAAAGCTGTGCTGGTTGCAGCCGAAAGCAAGGATGGGCGCTACCTTCCCAGACACATGGTGTCAGACCCTGATGTCCTTGTGTACATGGAGACTGACAAGCATGTCCAGGGCAGCACAGCGGGTGACAAGTCAGATGGGCTCACCAAGCAAAGCAGTTCCAAGAAATACCAATCCTCTCACTCCCTTCCAGcttctctgagccacagtctgTCCCATCAGCAGGAGAGCGGCCGACACGAGGCCAAGTATGAGACTGGAGACGACAAGCTGGGTGGAGATGGCAGCAGGTCAAAACACTGGCAGCAGGAATATCCCAACAAGAGGAACTTCCAACCACGGTACGAGTGTCCTGATTCTGACCTCCACCAGAGTAAAGGGAAAACATCAAGCAGCTACCATAGTACAGACGACCAGCCATCAGCCCCCAGGGAACAACACTCCCGCTCCAAACCGGAGCGATCACACAGCATCCGAGAGCAGCAGCACTACAGCCAGGGAAACCCTGAACTGGACAGAGATTACTCATATCAGAAACACACCACTAAAACAGTGCAGTCCCACTATGATAACTTGGACGATTATCACCCAGTACCTCAGCCTCAGGCCCCTGTTCAAAAACGTGGAGGCTCTGGCTCCTATCCGGCTCCAGGATTCACAGTGAGCCACAACAACAGAGCATACTCCACAGCACTGGGCCAGGGAGCCTTCATCCAGACTGACCTGGCCATACAGAGGCCAGAGACAGAGATCCGTACAGAATGA